The following coding sequences lie in one Treponema sp. OMZ 790 genomic window:
- a CDS encoding ATP-binding protein, with amino-acid sequence MDFSRKIPIGVQSFEDLRKKNFLYADKTEYVFRLANFGKVYFLSRPRRFGKSLFLSTLEAYFLGKKELFKGLYIEEAEENRAKNEGTEAWTQYPVLYLDFNTGRYDLPESLNESLEFFLRAEEARFGIQGNDLSFGKRFAFLIQTAYEKTGKQVVILVDEYDKPLLQTMYVNETLNEEFRITLKAFYSVIKTCDKYIRFAFLTGVTKFSKVSIFSDLNNLQDISLHEDCSALCGITQEELTVVFSPEIQVLADKEKISYEECLSLLKRRYDGYLFAKEGKSVYNPFSLLNAFSAKDVGSYWFATGTPTFLVNYLKEAEYNIPDLDGNVELDEAGLADYRADTKNPLPILFQAGYLTIKSYDSKYKLYSLGFPNDEVRYGFLSNLLPVYSDIKNTETAHSVAQFSKDIERGNVDNFMERMQSIIAGIPYDNLPKEKLKLREQNYQTAVYLIFKLMGQFVETEIHCAAGRADCIVHTTDKVYIFEFKLDGNGSSEDAIAQIKEKGYAAPFKSSGKKIVLIGSSFDEKERTIKDWKTEKI; translated from the coding sequence ATGGATTTTTCACGGAAGATACCTATAGGCGTACAAAGTTTTGAAGATTTACGCAAAAAGAATTTTTTATATGCAGATAAAACGGAATATGTTTTCCGGCTTGCCAATTTCGGTAAGGTTTATTTTTTAAGCCGCCCCCGCCGTTTCGGAAAAAGCCTTTTTCTTTCTACCCTCGAAGCCTACTTTTTAGGAAAAAAAGAATTGTTTAAGGGGCTGTACATTGAAGAGGCCGAAGAAAACAGGGCTAAAAACGAAGGGACTGAAGCATGGACTCAATATCCCGTTCTTTACTTGGATTTTAATACGGGGCGGTATGATTTGCCCGAGTCTTTAAATGAAAGCCTTGAATTCTTTTTAAGGGCAGAAGAGGCGCGTTTCGGTATACAGGGGAACGATTTATCTTTTGGTAAACGCTTTGCTTTTTTAATACAAACAGCTTATGAAAAAACCGGCAAACAGGTAGTTATCCTTGTAGACGAATATGATAAGCCCCTCTTACAAACAATGTATGTAAATGAAACCCTAAACGAAGAATTCCGCATCACACTCAAAGCTTTTTATTCCGTTATAAAAACTTGCGACAAATATATCCGCTTTGCATTTTTAACGGGAGTAACAAAATTCAGTAAGGTAAGTATTTTCAGTGACCTAAATAACTTACAAGACATAAGCCTTCACGAAGATTGCTCTGCTCTTTGCGGTATAACCCAAGAAGAATTAACGGTCGTATTTTCTCCCGAAATTCAGGTCTTGGCAGACAAAGAAAAGATAAGCTATGAAGAATGTTTAAGCCTTCTTAAAAGACGCTATGACGGATATCTTTTTGCAAAAGAAGGAAAAAGTGTTTATAATCCTTTCAGCCTTCTAAATGCTTTTTCGGCAAAAGATGTGGGAAGCTATTGGTTTGCTACTGGAACTCCGACCTTTTTGGTAAACTACCTCAAAGAAGCTGAGTATAATATTCCCGACTTAGACGGAAATGTTGAGCTTGATGAGGCAGGTCTTGCCGATTACCGAGCCGACACAAAAAATCCTCTGCCGATTTTATTTCAAGCAGGATATTTAACAATAAAAAGTTATGATTCAAAATACAAGCTTTATTCTTTGGGTTTTCCTAATGATGAGGTTCGTTACGGTTTTTTAAGCAATCTTTTGCCTGTCTATTCAGATATTAAAAATACTGAAACGGCTCATTCCGTCGCCCAATTTTCTAAAGATATTGAAAGAGGAAATGTAGATAATTTTATGGAAAGAATGCAGTCCATAATTGCCGGCATTCCTTACGATAATCTTCCCAAAGAAAAGTTAAAACTTAGAGAGCAAAATTATCAGACGGCTGTTTATTTGATTTTTAAACTTATGGGACAGTTTGTCGAAACAGAGATACACTGTGCTGCCGGAAGAGCAGACTGCATAGTTCACACGACAGATAAGGTTTATATCTTTGAGTTTAAACTTGACGGAAACGGAAGCTCGGAAGATGCGATAGCACAGATAAAAGAAAAAGGCTATGCAGCTCCCTTTAAATCAAGCGGTAAAAAAATTGTCTTAATCGGTTCCTCCTTTGATGAAAAAGAACGTACCATAAAAGACTGGAAAACCGAAAAAATTTAA
- a CDS encoding GTP-binding protein, translated as MNLIIFSGPPSSGKTSVILKTIEALKKQNIKTGAVKFDCLYTDDDLLYQKAGIPVQKGISGSLCPDHFFVSNIEEVVQWGIKENLDLLVSESAGLCNRCSPYIKNILGICVIDNLSGINTPKKIGPLLKSADIVVITKGDIVSQAEREVFAARVNTVNPRAIIMHVNGLTGQGAFELSTLLTDKAESIFTVQGMELRFPMPAALCSYCLGETRIGENFQMGNIRKMKIAEAQELGENS; from the coding sequence ATGAACTTAATAATATTTTCAGGCCCGCCCTCATCGGGCAAAACGAGCGTAATCTTAAAAACAATCGAAGCTCTAAAAAAACAAAATATAAAAACGGGGGCAGTAAAATTCGACTGTCTTTATACTGATGATGATCTTCTATATCAAAAAGCAGGCATCCCCGTGCAAAAAGGAATTTCAGGATCCCTCTGTCCCGACCACTTCTTTGTGTCAAACATTGAGGAGGTTGTGCAGTGGGGAATAAAGGAAAACCTCGACCTTTTGGTAAGCGAGTCAGCCGGTCTTTGCAACCGCTGTTCTCCCTATATAAAAAACATCTTAGGCATCTGCGTTATCGACAACTTATCGGGAATAAACACCCCTAAAAAAATAGGCCCGCTTTTAAAGTCAGCCGACATTGTGGTTATCACAAAGGGCGACATCGTTTCGCAGGCAGAGAGGGAAGTTTTTGCAGCCCGTGTAAATACCGTAAACCCTCGGGCAATCATCATGCATGTAAACGGTCTTACGGGACAAGGAGCCTTTGAGCTTAGCACCCTGCTAACCGATAAGGCAGAATCTATTTTCACAGTACAAGGAATGGAACTCCGCTTTCCAATGCCGGCTGCCCTCTGCTCCTATTGTTTGGGTGAAACAAGAATAGGAGAAAATTTTCAGATGGGAAATATCCGCAAGATGAAGATTGCAGAAGCACAAGAACTGGGAGAAAACAGCTAA
- a CDS encoding transposase, whose amino-acid sequence MGKIEKYSIDFKLEVVGKYERGTCGYKRLARTYGLSRDTVRDWCLNPRLHEITTMARKKKINNEDHDLEYYKTAALF is encoded by the coding sequence ATGGGAAAAATAGAGAAGTACAGTATTGACTTCAAACTAGAAGTTGTAGGAAAATATGAACGAGGAACATGCGGCTACAAAAGACTCGCCAGAACATACGGGCTTTCTCGAGATACCGTACGCGATTGGTGTCTAAATCCACGTCTGCATGAAATAACAACTATGGCTCGGAAAAAGAAAATTAACAACGAAGATCACGACCTTGAATATTATAAAACGGCAGCTCTTTTTTGA
- a CDS encoding DUF6110 family protein, whose product MTRWGAFALGVAAGGAAVLLARNAGFKKACAKVIGAGLKLKDEAAAFVETVKEDAQDIMAEAAYNNESASTAK is encoded by the coding sequence ATGACTAGATGGGGAGCTTTTGCACTCGGTGTTGCTGCAGGCGGAGCTGCTGTTCTTTTGGCTCGAAATGCGGGCTTTAAAAAGGCTTGTGCCAAGGTAATCGGAGCAGGCTTAAAATTAAAAGATGAGGCAGCTGCCTTTGTAGAAACCGTAAAAGAAGACGCTCAAGATATAATGGCAGAAGCCGCTTATAATAACGAATCCGCTTCTACGGCAAAGTAG
- the hcp gene encoding hydroxylamine reductase, whose protein sequence is MNAMFCFQCQETFKNSGCIRVGVCGKNPLVAGLQDFLIWVTKKLSKITSYMRENGIKVEKEINHIVSTNLFVTITNANFDEKAINNRINITLKAIHDLHSSLNRPFDPEIEVYIDSDIPKRLGKAITIGVLQTKDPDKRSLKELIIYGLKGLCAYVKHANALGYEDEEVDAFIQKTLSMLIDENLSVDELISLTLKTGEAGVKGMALLDSANTGSYGHPEITEVSIGVRNNPGILVSGHDLKDIEMLLEQTEGTGVDVYTHSEMLPANYYPKLKKYKHLAGNYGNSWAKQVSEFESFNGPILMTTNCIIPSKASYVSRMYTTNAAGHPGCVHIEADENGHKDFSEIIKKAKSCPPPKEIESGKIIGGFAHAQVFALADKIVESVKNGDIRKFIVMGGCDGRHTTRSYYTGFAEALPKNTVILTAGCAKYRYNKLNLGDINGIPRVLDAGQCNDSYSLALIALKLKEIFNLSDINDLPIIFNIAWYEQKAVIVLLALLFLGVKNIHLGPTIPGFLSPNVKDVLISKFGLSGISSIEDDIKHFFG, encoded by the coding sequence ATGAACGCTATGTTTTGTTTTCAATGTCAAGAGACATTTAAAAATTCAGGCTGCATAAGGGTCGGCGTATGCGGAAAAAATCCCTTAGTTGCAGGATTACAGGATTTTCTCATCTGGGTAACAAAAAAACTTTCCAAGATAACGTCTTATATGAGGGAAAACGGGATTAAGGTTGAAAAAGAAATTAACCACATCGTAAGCACAAACCTTTTTGTTACAATAACCAATGCAAATTTTGATGAAAAAGCAATTAACAACAGAATAAATATTACTCTTAAAGCAATCCATGATTTGCATAGTTCTTTAAACCGCCCCTTTGATCCGGAGATTGAAGTGTATATTGACTCGGATATACCGAAAAGACTGGGCAAAGCCATTACAATAGGCGTTTTGCAGACAAAAGATCCCGATAAGCGTTCCTTAAAAGAACTTATTATCTATGGTCTAAAGGGGCTATGTGCCTATGTAAAACATGCTAACGCCTTAGGCTATGAAGATGAAGAAGTTGATGCCTTTATTCAAAAAACGCTTTCAATGCTCATAGATGAAAATTTGAGTGTTGATGAACTTATTTCTCTTACCTTAAAGACAGGAGAAGCCGGAGTTAAGGGAATGGCTCTGTTGGATAGCGCCAACACAGGCAGCTACGGTCACCCCGAAATAACCGAAGTTTCGATAGGTGTAAGAAATAATCCGGGCATCCTTGTATCTGGACATGATCTAAAAGATATTGAAATGCTTCTTGAGCAAACCGAAGGTACAGGTGTTGATGTTTATACTCATTCCGAAATGCTTCCCGCAAATTATTATCCAAAATTAAAAAAATATAAGCATCTTGCAGGTAATTACGGTAATTCGTGGGCCAAACAGGTTTCCGAATTTGAAAGTTTTAACGGCCCAATCCTTATGACAACCAACTGTATAATTCCTTCAAAGGCTTCTTACGTATCAAGAATGTATACGACAAATGCAGCAGGTCATCCCGGCTGTGTTCATATCGAAGCCGATGAAAACGGACATAAGGACTTTTCCGAAATTATAAAAAAAGCAAAGTCATGTCCTCCCCCCAAAGAAATTGAAAGCGGGAAGATTATAGGAGGCTTTGCTCACGCCCAAGTTTTTGCTCTTGCCGACAAAATTGTCGAAAGCGTAAAAAACGGAGATATTAGAAAATTCATAGTAATGGGCGGCTGCGACGGCAGACACACAACAAGATCTTATTATACGGGTTTTGCGGAAGCTCTTCCGAAAAATACCGTCATCCTGACGGCAGGCTGTGCAAAATACAGGTATAATAAACTAAATCTTGGAGATATAAACGGAATTCCAAGGGTATTGGATGCAGGACAATGCAATGATTCTTATTCCCTTGCCCTTATAGCTCTTAAGTTGAAGGAAATATTTAACCTAAGCGATATTAATGATTTACCTATAATTTTTAATATAGCATGGTACGAACAAAAAGCCGTTATAGTACTCTTGGCCCTATTGTTCTTAGGCGTAAAAAACATACACCTTGGGCCTACTATTCCCGGCTTCCTTTCCCCCAATGTAAAGGATGTTTTAATAAGCAAATTCGGATTATCGGGAATCTCTTCAATAGAAGATGATATAAAACATTTTTTCGGTTAG
- a CDS encoding ATP-binding cassette domain-containing protein — MKNNFSLNDENTEVKKLSEKSIQELLKEYPFIEDFITENRLIEIGILNNKELTLKEFLQSLSDELCEEEAVNKEELYDAFFEYIIQMKAFLNLENANEVKSLTILPGTNKSGEAETFDELTLYTSQIISIVGPTGSGKSRLLADIEWTAQGDTPTSRSILINGKTPDKTIRFSVNNKLVAQLSQNMNFVMDLSVKEFIELHAESRLIKNKEEAVKNIIEAANNLAGEKFNLDTPITALSGGQSRALMIADTAILSSSPIVLIDEIENAGIDRKKALELLVSKEKIVLMATHDPALALYADKRIVIKNGGIASVIETSKKEKEILAELEIMDAKIQNMRTRLRAGEELGLTS, encoded by the coding sequence ATGAAAAATAATTTTAGTTTAAATGATGAAAATACAGAGGTTAAAAAACTTTCAGAAAAATCGATTCAAGAGCTTTTAAAAGAATATCCTTTTATCGAGGATTTTATTACCGAAAACCGTTTAATTGAAATCGGCATCTTAAATAACAAGGAGCTCACTTTAAAAGAATTTTTACAATCTCTTTCAGACGAGCTTTGTGAAGAAGAAGCCGTAAACAAAGAAGAACTGTATGATGCTTTTTTTGAATACATAATTCAAATGAAGGCTTTTTTAAATTTGGAAAATGCAAATGAGGTTAAAAGTCTTACAATCCTCCCTGGAACAAATAAGTCGGGAGAGGCGGAAACCTTTGATGAGCTTACCCTCTATACTTCTCAAATTATTTCGATTGTAGGACCGACGGGTTCAGGGAAGTCAAGACTCCTAGCCGATATCGAATGGACAGCTCAAGGGGACACACCCACAAGCCGCAGCATCTTGATTAACGGAAAAACTCCCGATAAGACAATCCGCTTTTCGGTAAACAATAAACTTGTAGCCCAGCTTTCGCAAAACATGAACTTTGTAATGGATTTGTCTGTAAAAGAATTTATAGAACTTCATGCCGAAAGCCGTTTAATAAAAAACAAGGAAGAGGCGGTAAAAAACATTATAGAGGCGGCAAACAATCTTGCAGGCGAAAAATTTAATTTGGATACCCCCATAACAGCTTTGAGCGGAGGACAGTCCCGTGCTCTTATGATTGCGGATACGGCTATTTTAAGCTCCTCTCCCATCGTCCTCATAGACGAAATAGAAAATGCAGGTATCGACCGCAAAAAAGCCTTGGAACTCTTGGTTTCAAAGGAAAAAATTGTTTTAATGGCCACACACGATCCGGCTCTGGCCCTCTATGCGGATAAGCGGATAGTTATCAAAAACGGAGGAATAGCATCCGTTATAGAAACTTCAAAAAAAGAAAAAGAAATCCTTGCCGAGCTTGAAATTATGGATGCAAAAATTCAAAATATGAGAACAAGGCTAAGGGCAGGAGAAGAACTTGGACTTACAAGCTAG
- a CDS encoding Crp/Fnr family transcriptional regulator, translating into MNPIFKNISAQEAEKYLKNTKAKTLNYKKDAFIFFEGDTPAFIFVLKSGIVQIEKNTADGKRLIVNRFENPGTVFAEVYALLDSAIYDYSCRVISDAEILRLPIEGVFGAGAYSETHFKVLKNLLNILAHKAYFLNQKLLIFSSFSLRQKIALYLLQEAEGSSKVELNLNREAMAEYLAVPRPSLSRELMSMQKDGLLKIEKDTIIVNLDKLEDFS; encoded by the coding sequence ATGAATCCTATTTTTAAAAATATATCCGCCCAAGAAGCAGAAAAATATTTAAAAAATACCAAGGCCAAAACCCTTAACTATAAAAAAGATGCCTTTATCTTTTTTGAGGGCGATACTCCCGCTTTTATTTTTGTTTTAAAATCGGGCATTGTTCAAATCGAAAAAAACACTGCCGATGGAAAGCGGCTTATTGTAAACCGCTTTGAAAACCCCGGTACGGTTTTTGCCGAAGTCTATGCTCTTTTGGATTCGGCTATCTACGATTACTCATGCCGTGTAATTAGCGATGCCGAAATTCTCCGTCTCCCCATAGAAGGGGTCTTTGGTGCCGGAGCGTACTCCGAAACTCATTTTAAGGTTCTAAAGAACCTATTAAATATTTTAGCTCATAAGGCTTATTTTTTAAACCAAAAGCTTCTTATCTTTTCTTCATTCAGTCTTCGGCAAAAAATAGCCCTATATTTATTACAAGAGGCGGAAGGAAGCTCAAAGGTCGAGCTAAACCTAAACAGGGAAGCAATGGCCGAATATTTAGCCGTTCCCCGGCCCTCTTTATCCCGCGAGCTTATGAGCATGCAAAAAGATGGGCTTTTAAAAATCGAAAAAGATACCATCATTGTCAATCTTGATAAACTCGAAGACTTTAGCTAA
- a CDS encoding heavy metal translocating P-type ATPase yields the protein MNFYIAHRLPGRLRLRYKRKGLSRKQTALIEVLVSLQKGIRSISVNPVSASILIEYSGISEDEALSYIKALNASYLENEELLASVEEPVVTESLAVSLVGLLAEFFIRRLLPFPIRKILALKSIMPRVKTGLKALKKGKPFCADTLDAAALSLSYAGGSLNTASTIAMMLEMGEILEDYTRRKSYENLAQSFLNTKEIVHVLRDGNETEISANLLQAGDTVVLRIGSVIPADGTVVAGEASVNQASMTGEGLPVHKIPGDTVFASTVVEEGEIHVCVKACGRETRVSKIADMIDRSQSLKAASQIRAERTADRLVFYNFLLAGLTYAFTRNFAKAASTLLVDYSCAMKLSAPVCVLSAMKNCAEHGITVKGGKFLEDFARADTIVFDKTGTLTESQPSVKKIVTFGGRTEKSVLKIAACLEEHFPHSLARAVVREAENRGIEHREEHTKVSYILAHGLASTLNGEELRIGSAHFIFDDEGIPKTEEAEMAIEDLAKTGCSQLYLSVGKELAGIIAIEDPLRPEAKEVVSELHRLGIKNIIMLTGDGPQTARSIAKKTGIDRYHAQALPDTKADFIKKLKREGKTVVMVGDGINDSPALSEADVGIAMGQASSIAGETADILLPDDGLRALPILRRIARGLIKRINGNNRAIIGINSTLIAGELAGSIPPAAAALVHNGSTVAIGISAMRSYEEPLDKSV from the coding sequence ATGAATTTTTATATTGCTCACCGCCTTCCCGGGCGTCTGCGTTTGAGGTATAAACGAAAAGGTTTAAGCCGAAAGCAGACTGCTCTTATTGAGGTTCTTGTATCTTTGCAAAAAGGCATAAGGTCTATAAGTGTAAATCCCGTATCGGCAAGTATTTTAATTGAATATTCCGGTATAAGTGAAGATGAAGCCCTTTCATACATAAAAGCTCTAAATGCTTCGTACCTTGAAAATGAAGAACTCTTGGCAAGTGTTGAAGAGCCTGTTGTAACGGAAAGTTTAGCCGTCTCTTTGGTGGGACTGCTTGCAGAATTTTTTATCCGCAGACTTTTACCCTTTCCTATCAGGAAAATCTTAGCCCTTAAGTCGATTATGCCCCGCGTAAAGACGGGACTAAAAGCATTGAAGAAAGGGAAACCTTTTTGTGCCGATACCTTAGATGCGGCGGCTCTTTCTCTTTCCTATGCAGGCGGCAGTTTAAATACTGCGAGCACCATTGCCATGATGCTGGAGATGGGCGAAATCTTGGAAGATTATACAAGGCGCAAGTCCTATGAGAATTTAGCTCAAAGTTTTTTGAACACAAAGGAAATAGTACATGTCTTACGGGACGGAAATGAAACGGAAATATCGGCCAATCTTCTTCAAGCCGGGGACACGGTTGTTCTTAGGATAGGCTCCGTTATTCCTGCCGACGGAACGGTCGTAGCCGGGGAAGCTTCGGTTAATCAGGCTTCGATGACGGGTGAGGGCTTGCCTGTGCACAAGATTCCGGGAGATACGGTTTTTGCTTCTACCGTAGTTGAGGAGGGGGAGATTCATGTTTGTGTAAAAGCTTGCGGCAGGGAAACCAGAGTCAGCAAGATTGCCGATATGATTGACCGCTCTCAATCTTTAAAGGCTGCTTCACAAATAAGGGCTGAAAGAACAGCTGACAGGCTCGTTTTTTATAACTTCCTGCTTGCAGGTTTGACCTATGCCTTTACCCGTAACTTTGCAAAGGCTGCCTCGACCCTTCTTGTCGATTATTCTTGTGCGATGAAGCTATCGGCCCCTGTTTGTGTGCTTTCAGCCATGAAAAACTGTGCCGAACACGGCATTACCGTAAAGGGCGGGAAGTTTTTAGAGGACTTCGCCCGTGCCGATACGATTGTCTTTGATAAGACCGGCACTCTTACGGAATCCCAACCTTCAGTTAAAAAGATAGTTACTTTCGGCGGCAGAACGGAGAAATCTGTACTTAAAATAGCCGCCTGTCTTGAAGAGCATTTTCCTCACTCTCTTGCAAGGGCGGTTGTACGTGAAGCCGAAAATAGAGGAATCGAACACAGGGAAGAACATACAAAGGTTTCTTATATTTTGGCTCACGGTCTTGCCTCAACCTTAAACGGAGAGGAGCTGCGCATAGGAAGCGCTCATTTTATATTCGATGATGAGGGTATTCCTAAAACCGAAGAGGCCGAAATGGCTATTGAGGATTTGGCAAAGACAGGCTGCTCCCAGCTTTATTTATCGGTAGGAAAGGAGCTTGCAGGGATTATTGCAATAGAAGATCCCTTACGCCCTGAAGCCAAGGAGGTTGTTTCGGAACTTCATAGGCTGGGTATAAAAAATATAATTATGCTTACGGGGGACGGGCCTCAGACTGCCCGCAGCATAGCCAAAAAAACCGGTATTGACCGCTACCATGCGCAGGCTCTGCCCGACACAAAGGCCGATTTTATAAAGAAGCTAAAAAGAGAAGGTAAAACCGTTGTCATGGTCGGCGACGGTATAAACGATTCGCCTGCCCTTTCGGAAGCCGATGTAGGAATTGCAATGGGGCAGGCTTCTTCCATAGCCGGAGAAACTGCAGATATTCTCCTTCCGGATGACGGGCTAAGGGCCTTACCTATTTTAAGGCGTATAGCAAGGGGCTTGATCAAAAGAATCAATGGAAACAATAGGGCGATTATCGGTATTAACTCTACTCTCATCGCAGGGGAACTTGCGGGCTCAATTCCTCCGGCTGCGGCGGCCTTAGTCCATAACGGATCGACCGTGGCCATAGGGATATCGGCAATGAGAAGCTATGAAGAACCGCTTGATAAAAGTGTTTAA
- a CDS encoding Rpn family recombination-promoting nuclease/putative transposase — protein sequence MVKRFEDLTLQDDFMFCKVMQNTDLCKRLIEMQVSNEKNIPKRMRFYQAAIDISFLDKGNFYNELNDSFIIFICTFDAIGKNRPVYTFENICLEDKNISLHDGTKKVIINAEAFKNTKDKELKEFLEYLKTGKAKSEFTRRIEEMIQTVKQNEQARQEYRLMSTFEMDARYKGFSEGLKQKSIETAKLMKNRGYPISEILLMTGLPEAEIEEL from the coding sequence ATGGTAAAAAGGTTTGAAGATTTAACATTGCAAGATGACTTTATGTTTTGTAAGGTCATGCAAAATACGGATTTGTGTAAAAGGCTTATTGAAATGCAGGTAAGCAACGAGAAAAACATACCTAAAAGAATGAGGTTCTACCAAGCAGCTATTGATATTTCGTTCTTGGATAAAGGGAATTTCTATAACGAGTTAAATGACAGCTTTATAATTTTTATTTGCACTTTTGATGCTATTGGTAAAAATAGACCTGTTTATACTTTTGAAAACATCTGTCTTGAAGATAAAAACATATCTTTACACGATGGAACAAAAAAGGTTATAATAAATGCAGAGGCCTTTAAAAACACTAAAGACAAAGAATTAAAAGAATTTTTAGAATACCTTAAAACAGGTAAGGCGAAGAGCGAATTTACAAGGAGGATAGAAGAAATGATACAAACAGTAAAACAAAATGAACAGGCAAGGCAAGAATATAGATTAATGTCTACTTTTGAGATGGACGCTAGATATAAGGGTTTTTCTGAAGGCCTAAAGCAAAAATCAATAGAAACGGCTAAACTTATGAAAAACAGAGGTTATCCGATTTCTGAAATTTTATTAATGACCGGTCTTCCCGAAGCTGAGATTGAGGAACTGTAG
- a CDS encoding ABC transporter substrate-binding protein yields MNKYFNMDESVFDITERFPETIRYLTEKGFTPLTNPLMRKIMGKKISLEKALLTKNLDIGLCEKELIEVIEQNKNIGFAEIDSSLEKKNAQNTGYDDGKKNIRIEGVLPCPIRIPLLEAFKEFHSKYIEENKDELEKQNYKISYDLRSANLGIDWIIKEAQTGKKENLPDILLSAGFELFFDKKLMGSFIENKDFHCSIEKMNKDFCNDYIDLRDGKKNYAIIGVVPAVMIVNTAMLKGRKIPETWEDLLAPEFENSAAIPFSDLDLFNSVILNIYSRFGDEGIKKLGRACSTSLHPAQMVKTRSGTGRTSPLLKETKPTANEQPAVNISPYFFSKMIKEGSALKTVWPKDGAIAAPIFMLVKKENEALTKAFADFFLSEKTGKVFSESGFFPSTNPDVDNRLSEDKKFSWVDWDFIYQNDIGSLLEKIKKDFEIAAGKI; encoded by the coding sequence ATGAATAAATATTTTAATATGGATGAAAGTGTTTTTGATATTACCGAACGCTTTCCTGAAACGATAAGATACTTGACAGAAAAAGGCTTTACCCCTCTTACCAATCCCCTTATGCGCAAAATAATGGGGAAAAAGATTAGTCTTGAAAAAGCCCTTTTAACCAAGAATCTTGATATCGGCTTGTGCGAAAAAGAGCTTATTGAAGTTATCGAACAAAATAAAAATATCGGTTTTGCCGAAATAGATTCAAGCTTAGAAAAGAAAAACGCACAAAACACCGGTTATGATGACGGCAAAAAAAATATAAGAATTGAGGGAGTTCTTCCATGTCCTATAAGAATCCCCTTGCTTGAAGCCTTTAAAGAATTTCATTCCAAGTATATTGAAGAAAATAAAGATGAGCTTGAAAAACAAAACTATAAAATCAGCTATGATCTTCGTTCCGCAAACCTCGGAATCGACTGGATAATAAAAGAAGCTCAAACAGGAAAAAAGGAAAACCTCCCCGATATTCTCCTTTCTGCAGGGTTTGAGCTTTTTTTCGACAAAAAACTAATGGGCTCCTTTATCGAAAACAAAGATTTTCACTGTTCAATCGAAAAAATGAATAAGGACTTTTGCAACGATTATATAGACCTTAGAGACGGCAAAAAAAACTATGCAATTATCGGGGTAGTTCCCGCAGTAATGATTGTAAATACCGCAATGCTAAAGGGAAGAAAAATCCCTGAAACTTGGGAAGATCTCCTTGCGCCCGAATTTGAAAACTCGGCAGCAATACCTTTCAGCGATTTAGACCTCTTTAATTCGGTCATCCTAAATATCTACAGCCGTTTTGGAGATGAAGGCATAAAAAAATTAGGCAGGGCATGCAGCACTTCCCTTCATCCGGCACAAATGGTAAAGACACGCTCAGGGACAGGACGGACATCTCCTCTATTAAAAGAAACTAAACCTACAGCCAATGAACAGCCGGCCGTAAATATAAGCCCCTATTTTTTTTCTAAGATGATAAAAGAAGGCTCGGCATTAAAAACAGTCTGGCCTAAAGACGGAGCCATAGCTGCCCCTATTTTTATGCTTGTCAAAAAAGAAAACGAAGCTCTAACCAAGGCCTTTGCAGACTTCTTTCTTTCGGAAAAAACCGGAAAGGTGTTTTCGGAAAGCGGTTTTTTCCCGTCGACAAATCCCGATGTGGATAACCGCTTAAGTGAAGATAAAAAATTTTCTTGGGTAGACTGGGATTTTATTTACCAAAACGATATAGGTTCTCTTTTAGAAAAAATAAAAAAAGATTTTGAAATAGCTGCAGGAAAAATTTAA